The Brachyspira aalborgi genome has a segment encoding these proteins:
- the pyrR gene encoding bifunctional pyr operon transcriptional regulator/uracil phosphoribosyltransferase PyrR, with protein MRVLLKSEEYDKVLPRLAAEVIEKENIDKLAIIGIRRRGDYLGIRLKKLIEEKVNIDLPIGAIDINLYRDDLSTLSEFPEIKETDIPFDITGKSILLVDDVLYTGRTIRAALNALFDYGRPKRVSLLVLVDRFGRELPISSNYTGLALNVPEDQYISVRIKELEGEDIVLLKDRN; from the coding sequence ATGAGAGTTTTACTGAAATCGGAAGAGTATGATAAAGTTCTTCCAAGATTGGCTGCGGAAGTTATAGAAAAAGAAAATATTGACAAATTGGCAATTATAGGAATAAGAAGAAGAGGCGATTATTTGGGAATAAGATTAAAAAAACTTATAGAAGAAAAAGTTAATATAGATTTGCCGATTGGAGCTATAGATATTAATTTATATAGAGACGATTTATCTACGCTTTCGGAATTTCCCGAAATAAAAGAAACCGACATTCCATTTGATATAACGGGAAAAAGTATTTTATTAGTTGACGATGTTCTATATACGGGAAGAACTATAAGAGCGGCTTTGAACGCGTTATTTGATTATGGAAGACCTAAAAGAGTTTCTTTGCTCGTTTTGGTTGATAGATTTGGAAGAGAATTGCCGATATCTTCAAATTATACGGGCTTGGCTTTAAATGTGCCTGAAGACCAATATATCTCCGTTAGAATAAAAGAATTGGAAGGAGAGGATATAGTTCTGTTAAAGGACAGAAATTAA
- the rsmD gene encoding 16S rRNA (guanine(966)-N(2))-methyltransferase RsmD, translating to MHIISGYKKNKKIITPKRDFRPTQSKVREALFNIIEVKDKIFLDLCSGSGAIGFEALSREAKYCIFIEIDREAIKNIFTNAKNIFEDESKKYKIKRISAEDFAKRTNEKFDIIYFDPPYNSKIYNSVISLIIERNLLNENGYLIVELGYEYYKKFVENFNNIKCDIKIYGETVLIIFEKRNL from the coding sequence ATGCATATTATTTCAGGTTATAAAAAAAATAAAAAAATAATTACTCCGAAAAGAGATTTTAGACCTACTCAAAGCAAAGTTAGAGAGGCTTTATTTAATATAATCGAAGTTAAAGATAAAATATTTTTAGATTTATGTTCGGGTAGCGGCGCTATAGGTTTTGAGGCTTTAAGCAGAGAGGCAAAATATTGCATTTTTATCGAGATAGACAGAGAAGCTATTAAAAATATATTTACTAACGCGAAAAATATTTTTGAAGATGAAAGTAAAAAATATAAAATAAAAAGAATCTCCGCCGAAGATTTTGCAAAAAGAACAAATGAAAAATTTGATATAATTTATTTTGACCCGCCTTATAATTCAAAAATTTACAATTCTGTAATATCGTTAATAATAGAAAGAAATTTATTAAACGAAAACGGATATTTAATAGTAGAATTGGGATACGAATATTATAAAAAATTTGTGGAAAATTTTAATAATATAAAATGCGATATAAAAATCTATGGCGAGACAGTTTTAATAATTTTTGAGAAAAGAAATTTATAA